A section of the Babylonia areolata isolate BAREFJ2019XMU chromosome 31, ASM4173473v1, whole genome shotgun sequence genome encodes:
- the LOC143275995 gene encoding uncharacterized protein LOC143275995, which yields MNNGKPTLLVLLVYLSANVKRVSTDAGCQPGKDTLLPVPGDCTKFQRCIGGTLMPPENCGLGAAFSEQKQGCGVHFNEEKCTQEWIHRLNALCQHPPPGYNNSTPWNVAHPNYCNGFIRCVDGAAVLPCEMCPPNTLFKWGTHTVCETVTVADLVWCAVRGRRMVHILEIARRMAFDCNPERIYGLPANWVPLW from the exons ATGAATA ACGGAAAACCCACATTGCTCGTGTTGCTGGTATATCTCTCTGCCAATGTCAAGCGCGTTTCGACAGATGCAG GATGCCAGCCAGGCAAGGACACGTTGCTCCCAGTGCCAGGGGACTGCACCAAGTTCCAGAGATGTATCGGGGGCACTCTGATGCCCCCTGAAAACTGTGGCCTCGGCGCCGCCTTCAGTGAGCAGAAACAAGGCTGTGGTGTTCACTTCAACGAGGAGAAATGCACCCAAG AGTGGATCCACAGGCTCAACGCCCTGTGTCAGCACCCTCCACCCGGCTACAACAACTCCACTCCCTGGAACGTTGCTCACCCGAATTACTGCAATGGCTTCATCCGCTGTGTGGACGGTGCTGCTGTACTTCCCTGCGAAATGTGTCCCCCCAATACTCTCTTCAAGTGGggtacacacacagt GTGTGAGACTGTCACCGTAGCAGACTTGGTTTGGTGCGCTGTGAGAGGAAGGCGCATGGTTCATATTTTGGAAATTGCCCGCAGAATGGCTTTCGACTGCAACCCCGAAAGAATATACGGTTTGCCTGCAAACTGGGTGCCGCTTTGGTAA
- the LOC143275973 gene encoding uncharacterized protein LOC143275973, which yields MQDPKPILLLVLAYLSANTDHVSAQGGGFFSQYSPLCQQPPEGVSFEESWNVPHPEFCNGFITCGNGRAIPACQICAEGTIFYDNNFRTCKRGTPRDCQRGRFVDHRDVVKVRLLEDSCRAPIPGGGLPVGPWVPPVRPPVRPPVIPPVQPAGRGFGKYSVLCQQPPEGVSFEESWNVPHPEFCNGFITCGNGRAIPACHICAEGTIFYDNNFRTCMPGTPRDCQRGRFVNHEDIVNVRSLEESCRAPSLVW from the exons ACCCAAAACCCATACTGCTTCTCGTGCTGGCGTACCTCTCTGCTAACACCGACCACGTTTCAGCAC AGGGAGGAGGATTCTTCAGTCAGTACTCTCCCTTGTGCCAGCAGCCCCCAGAGGGCGTTAGTTTCGAGGAATCGTGGAATGTCCCCCACCCCGAGTTCTGCAATGGTTTCATCACCTGTGGCAATGGAAGGGCCATACCTGCCTGTCAAATCTGTGCTGAGGGCACCATCTTCTATGACAACAACTTCAGAAC TTGCAAGCGAGGCACACCAAGAGACTGCCAGCGAGGACGGTTCGTGGACCACCGTGACGTGGTCAAAGTCCGCCTTCTGGAGGACAGCTGTAGAGCTCCCATACCTGGTGGGGGTTTACCTGTTGGTCCGTGGGTGCCACCTGTAAGACCGCCTGTAAGACCTCCCGTAATACCACCTGTCCAGCCAGCCGGCCGTGGGT tcgGTAAGTACTCGGTCTTGTGCCAGCAGCCCCCAGAGGGCGTTAGTTTCGAGGAATCGTGGAATGTCCCCCACCCCGAGTTCTGCAATGGTTTCATCACCTGCGGCAATGGAAGAGCCATACCTGCCTGTCATATCTGTGCCGAGGGCACCATCTTCTATGACAACAACTTCAGAAC GTGCATGCCAGGCACGCCCAGAGACTGTCAGCGCGGCCGCTTCGTGAATCACGAAGACATCGTCAACGTGCGTTCCCTGGAAGAGAGTTGCAGAGCTCCTTCACTCGTCTGGTAG